From a region of the Campylobacter sp. genome:
- a CDS encoding type II restriction endonuclease: MRISDVKTAFKIADVEYINGKTRLKFNYLSTLKDENGVILDSKILIQNVARVYLIVVNGEIKKIGGSQDKGGIKGTLNIYQDGGKNGRPSIRSYGVWYFLYHTILEGAKIEFYMIYQENFKKNIKGLFGFHKVKNASISYKFIEECCLSNYLEKEGGKFPDWNVQEQGIDWPLEIKNDHAEIQRNAQTRDKKIIRKEAKI, encoded by the coding sequence TTGAGAATAAGTGATGTAAAAACAGCATTTAAGATAGCTGATGTAGAGTATATAAATGGCAAAACAAGGTTAAAGTTTAATTATCTGAGCACTTTGAAAGACGAGAACGGTGTTATATTAGATAGTAAAATTTTAATACAAAATGTTGCAAGAGTTTATTTGATTGTTGTCAATGGTGAGATTAAAAAAATTGGTGGCAGTCAAGATAAAGGCGGCATAAAAGGAACATTAAATATTTATCAAGATGGTGGTAAAAATGGACGCCCAAGCATTAGGAGTTATGGTGTTTGGTATTTCTTGTATCACACGATTTTAGAAGGCGCAAAAATAGAATTTTATATGATTTATCAAGAAAATTTTAAGAAAAATATAAAAGGACTTTTTGGATTTCACAAAGTTAAAAACGCCTCTATAAGTTATAAATTTATCGAAGAGTGCTGCTTATCAAATTATTTAGAAAAAGAAGGTGGAAAATTTCCAGACTGGAATGTTCAAGAACAAGGGATAGACTGGCCCTTAGAAATCAAAAATGATCATGCTGAAATTCAAAGAAATGCTCAAACTAGAGATAAAAAGATAATAAGAAAAGAAGCCAAAATTTAA
- a CDS encoding DNA adenine methylase, which produces MKNLSARYGTFSQRKLDFLNSIKGCNLAYKRYTKSPLRYPGGKSLAVGLVIEKIPNDTKRVISPFFGGGSVEIAIAKELNLEVLGFDIFDILVNFWQVLLARPTELYAELLNLEPTKETYDIIKKELKSHWIKDAVLPPLTLARDYYFNFNLSYGPGFLGWMSKIYEDKVRYLKNIEKIRDFKLPNLKVDCESFEKAFELYPNDFFYLDPPYFLDGNSKMFRGIYPQRNFPIHHNGFKHELLADLLKTHNGKFILSYNDCEFVRKTYKNFEILEPSWQYTMGQGETRIGKNRLERGDTNNIKKSHELLIIKD; this is translated from the coding sequence ATGAAAAATCTATCTGCCCGTTACGGTACTTTTTCGCAAAGAAAGCTGGATTTTTTAAATAGTATTAAAGGTTGCAACCTAGCCTATAAGCGCTATACAAAAAGCCCTCTGCGCTATCCTGGCGGCAAGAGCCTAGCCGTAGGTCTGGTAATAGAAAAAATTCCCAACGATACAAAGAGGGTAATCTCACCTTTTTTCGGCGGTGGAAGCGTGGAAATCGCTATCGCCAAGGAGCTAAATTTAGAGGTTTTAGGATTTGATATTTTCGATATTTTAGTAAATTTCTGGCAGGTTTTACTTGCCAGACCCACTGAGCTTTATGCCGAGCTTTTAAATCTAGAACCTACAAAAGAAACTTATGATATCATAAAAAAGGAACTAAAATCGCACTGGATCAAGGACGCGGTTTTACCACCGCTAACACTAGCGAGAGACTATTATTTCAACTTTAATCTCAGCTATGGACCCGGGTTTTTAGGCTGGATGAGTAAAATTTATGAAGACAAAGTGAGGTATTTAAAGAACATAGAAAAAATAAGAGATTTTAAATTGCCAAATTTAAAGGTGGATTGCGAAAGTTTTGAAAAGGCTTTTGAGCTCTATCCGAACGATTTTTTCTATCTAGATCCACCGTATTTTCTAGATGGGAATTCAAAGATGTTTAGAGGAATTTATCCGCAGCGCAACTTTCCTATCCACCATAATGGCTTCAAGCATGAGCTGCTAGCGGATTTATTAAAGACGCACAATGGTAAATTTATACTTAGCTATAACGATTGCGAATTCGTGCGTAAAACCTATAAAAATTTTGAAATCTTGGAGCCTTCTTGGCAATATACAATGGGGCAGGGTGAAACTCGTATAGGCAAAAACCGCCTAGAGCGCGGCGATACAAATAACATTAAAAAGTCGCATGAACTACTAATAATAAAGGATTAA
- the gatA gene encoding Asp-tRNA(Asn)/Glu-tRNA(Gln) amidotransferase subunit GatA, whose protein sequence is MISLKEALKLSADEISALRAELKDKILKTKELGAYIEQLTGEALNISGEGVPIAIKDNIQVKDWSVTSASKILQGYVAPYDATVIKKLRKRGLAPFGRTNMDEFAMGSTTESSFYGKTLNPTDHSRVPGGSSGGSAAAVAANIAIAALGSDTGGSIRQPAAFCGCVGFKPSYGRVSRYGLAAYSSSLDQIGPITRSVEDAAILYDIIAGRDEMDSTSYAGAYESTADKLNGDCKLKIAVIKNYVDEASQQVKEALNLTIEKLKSFGHEIVYRDLCSSKYDIATYYIIATAEASANLSRYDGVRYGNRAKALNLKELYANTRGEGFGDEVKRRMLLGTFVLSSGYYDAYYIKAQKARAFIKSEYEEILKDADLIFMPIAPGVAYKFGELSDPLRAYLSDIYTIGVNLAGLPAISVPVAKNKEALNISAQLIGRAYDEQTVLDGGFNLENISKEL, encoded by the coding sequence ATGATAAGTTTGAAAGAGGCTCTAAAGCTGAGCGCGGATGAAATTTCGGCGCTTAGAGCGGAGCTAAAGGATAAAATTTTAAAAACCAAAGAGCTCGGCGCCTATATAGAGCAGCTTACGGGCGAGGCTTTAAACATCAGCGGCGAGGGCGTGCCGATCGCGATCAAAGATAACATCCAGGTAAAAGATTGGAGCGTCACCTCGGCGAGTAAAATTTTGCAAGGCTACGTAGCGCCATACGACGCGACGGTGATTAAAAAGCTACGGAAGCGCGGTTTGGCGCCGTTTGGGCGAACGAATATGGATGAGTTTGCGATGGGAAGCACGACCGAAAGCTCATTCTACGGCAAAACTCTCAATCCGACCGATCACTCGCGCGTACCCGGCGGCAGTAGCGGCGGAAGTGCGGCTGCCGTAGCGGCAAATATCGCTATAGCCGCACTCGGAAGCGATACGGGCGGCTCAATCCGCCAGCCGGCGGCATTTTGCGGCTGCGTAGGCTTTAAGCCGAGCTACGGCAGGGTCAGCCGCTACGGACTCGCGGCGTATTCGAGCAGCCTCGATCAGATAGGACCGATTACGCGCAGCGTCGAGGACGCGGCGATCTTATACGACATCATCGCAGGCCGCGACGAGATGGACAGCACGAGCTACGCGGGTGCTTACGAAAGCACCGCGGATAAGCTAAACGGAGATTGCAAACTTAAGATCGCCGTTATAAAAAACTACGTGGACGAGGCCTCGCAGCAGGTCAAAGAGGCTCTAAATTTAACCATAGAAAAGCTAAAATCATTCGGGCATGAGATCGTTTACCGCGATCTTTGTAGCTCCAAATACGACATCGCGACCTACTACATCATCGCAACCGCCGAGGCTAGCGCAAATTTAAGCCGCTATGACGGCGTGCGCTACGGAAACCGCGCAAAGGCTTTAAATTTAAAAGAGCTCTACGCCAACACCCGCGGCGAGGGCTTCGGCGACGAGGTCAAGCGCCGTATGCTTCTAGGCACCTTCGTGCTAAGCAGCGGCTACTACGACGCATATTACATCAAAGCGCAGAAGGCAAGGGCATTCATCAAAAGCGAATATGAGGAAATTTTAAAAGACGCCGATTTGATCTTTATGCCGATTGCGCCGGGCGTGGCGTATAAATTCGGCGAGCTTAGCGATCCGCTTCGCGCGTATCTTAGCGACATCTACACGATCGGCGTAAATTTAGCGGGACTTCCCGCAATCTCCGTGCCGGTAGCGAAAAACAAAGAAGCTCTTAATATCAGCGCGCAGCTCATCGGGCGTGCTTACGACGAACAAACGGTGCTGGACGGCGGCTTTAACCTAGAAAATATTTCAAAAGAACTATGA